One genomic segment of Clostridium saccharoperbutylacetonicum N1-4(HMT) includes these proteins:
- the argB gene encoding acetylglutamate kinase, whose translation MDHTERAEILVKALPYIQQYYGKTIVVKYGGNAMISEELRETVINDIILMKCVGIQPVVVHGGGPDISDLLNRLNHKSEFINGLRYTDDTTIEVVQMVLGGKVNKDLVSLIGKFGGKAIGLCGMDGSLIKAKKMESDSDLGYVGEITKVNTEILKTTINSGYIPVVGSVALGETDNKAYNINADTCAAKIASALKAERLILLTDVPGVMKDPKDISSLISTLRLHQIPKLCLEGVIKGGMIPKIDCCVEAIRMGVEKATILDGRVPHSLLLELFSPEGIGTIIY comes from the coding sequence TTGGATCATACTGAAAGAGCTGAGATATTAGTTAAAGCTTTGCCTTATATTCAGCAATACTATGGAAAAACAATCGTTGTAAAATATGGTGGAAATGCAATGATAAGCGAAGAACTTCGTGAAACTGTAATAAATGACATCATATTAATGAAATGTGTTGGAATTCAACCTGTTGTTGTACACGGTGGAGGACCTGATATCTCTGATTTATTAAATAGATTAAATCACAAAAGTGAATTTATTAATGGCTTAAGATATACTGATGATACTACTATTGAAGTAGTTCAAATGGTCTTAGGTGGAAAAGTTAATAAAGATTTAGTTTCTTTAATAGGAAAGTTTGGTGGGAAAGCTATTGGTTTATGTGGAATGGATGGCTCTCTTATAAAAGCTAAAAAAATGGAATCTGATAGTGATTTAGGTTATGTTGGTGAAATAACCAAAGTTAATACAGAAATACTAAAAACCACTATAAATTCAGGATATATACCTGTTGTTGGTAGTGTTGCTTTAGGAGAAACTGATAACAAGGCCTACAATATAAATGCCGATACTTGTGCAGCAAAAATTGCATCTGCTTTGAAAGCTGAAAGATTAATACTTCTTACTGATGTACCAGGAGTAATGAAAGATCCAAAAGATATTTCTTCTCTAATCAGCACATTAAGACTTCACCAAATACCTAAATTATGCCTAGAAGGTGTAATTAAAGGTGGGATGATTCCTAAAATTGATTGTTGTGTTGAAGCAATCAGAATGGGTGTCGAAAAAGCAACTATTCTTGATGGCCGTGTACCTCATTCTCTCCTTCTAGAATTATTCTCACCAGAAGGTATAGGAACAATAATCTACTAG
- the argJ gene encoding bifunctional glutamate N-acetyltransferase/amino-acid acetyltransferase ArgJ, whose product MDIKYINGGVTAPKGFLASGIHCGLKPGSLKKDLALIYSEVPAAAAGMYTKNKVKGAPIYITKEHLTNKKAQAIIINSGNANTCTGDDGLQKAKKMASLQAKELKLKTDDVLVASTGVIGVPLNIDAIKNGIPLLTENLSMEGSNDASEAIMTTDTFQKQLALEFYIGDKKITIGAMAKGSGMIEPNMGTMLSFITTDLSISPELLHEALKSTVNVTYNRVSVDGDTSTNDMVLILANGSAENPTITKKDENYDAFLNALTDLSTIMAKNIAKDGEGATKLLECQIIGAKSDKDAVVLGKSVINSSLVKTAMFGSDANWGRILCALGYADIDFDTEKVDVTFESSAGSIKVCEAGSSLPFDEGIAKKVLNEKEIVIKVNLFLGNHSAYVWGCDLSYEYVKINGDYRS is encoded by the coding sequence TTGGATATAAAATATATAAATGGTGGAGTTACTGCTCCTAAAGGATTCTTAGCTTCTGGAATACATTGTGGCTTAAAGCCAGGTAGTCTAAAAAAAGATTTGGCCTTAATTTATTCAGAAGTACCAGCTGCTGCTGCTGGAATGTACACTAAAAATAAAGTTAAAGGTGCTCCGATTTACATTACAAAAGAGCATTTAACTAACAAAAAAGCACAAGCAATAATAATAAATAGTGGTAATGCAAATACTTGTACTGGCGATGATGGATTACAAAAGGCAAAAAAAATGGCTTCACTACAAGCTAAAGAATTAAAATTAAAAACTGATGATGTTTTAGTTGCGTCTACTGGGGTAATTGGGGTTCCATTAAATATAGATGCTATAAAAAATGGCATTCCACTACTTACTGAAAATTTATCAATGGAAGGCTCTAACGATGCATCAGAAGCTATTATGACTACTGATACTTTCCAAAAACAATTAGCTTTGGAATTTTATATTGGAGATAAAAAAATAACAATTGGAGCAATGGCAAAGGGTTCTGGAATGATTGAACCAAACATGGGAACAATGCTTTCTTTCATTACTACTGATTTATCTATTTCTCCAGAATTATTGCACGAAGCCTTAAAATCAACTGTTAATGTGACTTACAATAGAGTAAGCGTTGATGGAGATACAAGTACTAATGATATGGTATTAATATTAGCTAATGGTTCAGCTGAAAATCCAACTATAACTAAAAAGGATGAAAATTATGATGCCTTCTTAAATGCACTTACTGACTTAAGTACAATTATGGCTAAAAATATTGCTAAAGATGGAGAAGGTGCTACAAAATTATTAGAATGTCAAATAATAGGTGCCAAAAGTGACAAGGATGCTGTTGTTTTAGGAAAAAGCGTTATTAACTCAAGTTTGGTTAAAACAGCAATGTTTGGAAGCGATGCAAATTGGGGAAGAATTTTATGTGCACTTGGCTATGCCGACATTGATTTTGATACAGAAAAAGTAGATGTTACTTTTGAAAGCTCTGCTGGTTCTATAAAGGTTTGCGAAGCAGGAAGTTCTCTACCTTTTGATGAAGGCATAGCAAAAAAAGTCTTAAACGAAAAAGAAATTGTTATAAAAGTCAATTTATTTTTAGGTAATCATAGTGCTTACGTTTGGGGTTGTGATTTAAGTTATGAATACGTAAAAATAAATGGAGACTATAGAAGCTAG
- the argC gene encoding N-acetyl-gamma-glutamyl-phosphate reductase, which produces MTKIGIIGATGYVGAELLRLLLSHPKVEIAALSSVSFEGQEISNVYKNFLNKTNLVCETAEDVIEKSDVIFTALPHGLSEDIAKKAIDSNKICIDMGADFRLSNEEEYELWYGKKFTQPEIHASSIYGLPELNRAKIKECSLIANPGCYPTTIELGLMPLLKNSLIKLDNIICDSKSGTTGAGRGLTLNTHFPEENETFAPYKVGAHRHTPEIEETLSVMAKEKVNVTFTPHLLPINRGILSTIYCSTKDTVNLEEIHKLYVAAYKDEPFVNVLPLGEIASIKNVRLTNDCHISLHLNHRKDQIIVVSTIDNMVKGAAGQAIQNMNIILGFEETDGLNLIAPAF; this is translated from the coding sequence ATGACTAAGATCGGAATAATTGGTGCCACAGGATATGTTGGTGCCGAACTTTTAAGATTATTATTATCTCATCCTAAAGTTGAAATTGCTGCTTTAAGCTCAGTTTCCTTTGAAGGACAAGAGATTAGTAATGTATATAAAAACTTTTTAAATAAAACAAATTTAGTTTGTGAAACTGCAGAAGATGTTATAGAAAAATCTGATGTAATTTTCACTGCTTTACCTCATGGCTTAAGTGAAGATATTGCCAAAAAAGCAATTGACAGCAATAAGATTTGCATTGATATGGGTGCTGATTTTAGATTATCTAATGAAGAAGAATATGAGTTATGGTATGGCAAGAAATTCACTCAACCAGAAATTCATGCAAGCAGTATTTATGGACTTCCAGAACTAAATAGAGCAAAAATTAAAGAATGTTCTTTAATTGCTAACCCTGGCTGCTATCCAACAACTATTGAACTTGGATTAATGCCACTACTTAAAAATTCTTTAATAAAATTAGATAATATCATTTGTGATTCTAAATCTGGAACTACTGGTGCCGGAAGAGGTTTAACCTTAAATACTCATTTCCCAGAGGAAAATGAAACCTTTGCACCTTACAAAGTTGGAGCTCATAGACATACTCCTGAAATTGAAGAAACCTTATCTGTTATGGCAAAGGAAAAAGTAAATGTGACTTTTACGCCTCACTTACTTCCAATTAACAGGGGCATTCTTTCTACCATCTACTGCTCTACTAAAGATACTGTTAATCTTGAAGAAATTCATAAACTATATGTAGCTGCTTATAAAGACGAACCTTTTGTTAATGTTTTACCACTTGGGGAAATCGCTTCAATAAAAAATGTTCGATTAACAAATGATTGTCATATATCACTGCACTTAAATCACAGAAAAGATCAAATAATTGTTGTAAGTACAATAGATAACATGGTTAAAGGAGCTGCCGGACAAGCAATTCAAAACATGAATATAATTCTTGGGTTTGAAGAAACAGATGGCTTAAACCTAATTGCACCAGCGTTTTAA
- the argH gene encoding argininosuccinate lyase, translating to MKLWGGRFKKGTDKLVNDFNSSINVDSRMYKEDIEGSLAHASMLGNQNIISKEASDRITSGLLEILKRMENGVIEVDETSEDIHSFIEGTLTYYIGEYGKMLHTGRSRNDQVTLDLRLHLKKAIIGINEDILALEEVLLEKAKENIDTIMPGYTHMQKAQPITFAHHLLAYAEMFKRDIGRLSDCYKRVDEMPLGSGALATSTYPIDREAVARDLGFSKVTLNSLDSVSDRDYVIETLSCLSMIMMHLSRFSEEVILWCTNEFSFVELDDAYSTGSSIMPQKKNPDVAELVRGKTGRVYGDLMTLLTVMKGIPLAYNKDMQEDKEALFDGIDTVTLSLKTFCGMIKTMKVKKENMRKGAGLGFTNATDVADYLVKKGMAFRNAHEVVGEIVLTCIKENKMIEELSLEELKVFSPIFEEDIYHAIDLLTCVEERKVIGGPSTESVKMQITALETFIETTKATINA from the coding sequence ATGAAGCTTTGGGGCGGACGGTTTAAAAAAGGTACAGATAAATTAGTTAATGATTTCAATTCTTCTATTAATGTTGATTCAAGAATGTATAAAGAAGATATCGAAGGAAGTCTCGCTCATGCATCAATGCTTGGAAACCAAAACATAATTTCCAAGGAGGCTAGTGATAGAATTACTTCTGGCCTTCTTGAAATACTAAAGAGAATGGAAAATGGAGTTATTGAAGTTGATGAAACTTCTGAAGATATTCATAGTTTTATTGAAGGTACTTTAACCTATTATATTGGCGAATATGGAAAAATGCTTCACACTGGAAGAAGCAGAAATGACCAAGTTACCTTAGACTTAAGACTACATTTAAAGAAAGCAATTATAGGAATAAACGAGGATATATTAGCTTTAGAAGAAGTTCTTCTAGAAAAAGCTAAAGAAAACATAGATACAATAATGCCTGGATATACTCATATGCAAAAAGCTCAACCAATTACTTTTGCACATCATCTTTTGGCTTATGCTGAAATGTTTAAAAGAGATATAGGAAGATTATCCGACTGTTATAAACGTGTTGATGAAATGCCTCTAGGCTCTGGAGCCTTAGCTACTTCTACTTATCCAATAGATAGAGAAGCTGTAGCTCGTGATCTTGGTTTTTCAAAGGTTACCTTAAACAGTTTAGATTCTGTATCTGATAGAGATTACGTTATTGAAACACTTTCGTGTCTTTCAATGATAATGATGCATTTATCAAGGTTTTCAGAAGAAGTTATTCTTTGGTGCACAAACGAATTTAGTTTTGTAGAACTTGATGATGCTTACAGTACTGGAAGCAGCATTATGCCACAAAAGAAAAATCCTGATGTGGCTGAATTAGTTAGAGGTAAAACTGGAAGAGTTTATGGAGACCTTATGACTTTACTTACTGTAATGAAAGGAATTCCTCTTGCTTATAATAAAGATATGCAAGAAGATAAAGAAGCTCTTTTCGATGGAATAGATACTGTTACTCTTTCACTTAAAACTTTCTGTGGAATGATTAAAACTATGAAAGTAAAAAAAGAAAACATGAGAAAAGGTGCAGGTCTTGGTTTTACTAATGCTACAGATGTAGCTGATTACCTAGTTAAAAAAGGAATGGCATTCAGAAATGCACATGAAGTAGTTGGAGAAATAGTTCTAACCTGCATAAAAGAAAATAAAATGATTGAAGAATTATCTCTCGAAGAACTTAAGGTCTTCTCTCCTATTTTTGAAGAAGATATTTATCATGCTATAGATCTATTAACTTGTGTAGAAGAACGTAAAGTTATCGGTGGCCCTTCTACAGAATCAGTTAAGATGCAAATCACAGCATTGGAAACTTTTATTGAAACAACAAAAGCAACGATCAATGCTTAA
- a CDS encoding argininosuccinate synthase, with protein sequence MAKYNKVVLAYSGGLDTSIIIPWLKENYGCEVIAVCGNVGQKDELDGLEEKAIKTGASKLYIEDLTQEFVDDYIFPTIQAGAIYEGKYLLGTSFARPLIGKRLVEIAKKEGADAICHGCTGKGNDQVRFEMAVKAFAPEMAIIAPWRIWDIKSREDEIDYAEAKNIPLKINRETNYSKDKNIWHLSHEGLDLEFPENEPQYDKILELCKTLEAAPNEATYITLTFEKGIAVALNGKKMNSVELLDELNKIGGENAIGITDMVENRLVGMKSRGVYETPGGTILYKAHKDLEELCLDKETAHYKEQIALKFADLVYNGQWFTPLREALYEFVKKTQETVTGEIKLKLYKGNLVNAGMTSPYSLYSEEYATFGEDGVYDQKDSAGFINLFGLPTVVNAKMKEKIKKEEI encoded by the coding sequence ATGGCAAAGTATAACAAAGTAGTATTAGCATATTCAGGAGGTTTAGATACATCAATCATTATTCCATGGCTTAAGGAGAATTACGGATGTGAAGTAATTGCTGTATGTGGTAATGTTGGTCAAAAAGATGAACTAGATGGTTTAGAAGAAAAAGCAATAAAAACAGGAGCATCAAAATTATATATAGAAGATTTAACTCAAGAATTTGTTGATGATTATATCTTCCCTACTATTCAAGCTGGTGCTATCTACGAAGGTAAATATCTTCTTGGTACATCCTTTGCAAGACCATTGATCGGAAAAAGATTAGTTGAAATAGCTAAAAAAGAAGGCGCAGATGCAATTTGTCACGGATGTACTGGTAAAGGAAATGACCAAGTAAGATTTGAAATGGCTGTTAAAGCTTTTGCACCTGAAATGGCAATAATTGCTCCATGGAGAATTTGGGACATCAAATCAAGAGAAGATGAAATAGATTATGCAGAAGCAAAAAATATTCCATTAAAAATCAATCGTGAAACAAACTACAGCAAAGATAAAAACATCTGGCATTTAAGTCATGAAGGTTTAGATTTAGAATTTCCTGAAAATGAGCCTCAATATGATAAGATTTTAGAACTTTGTAAGACTTTAGAAGCTGCACCAAATGAAGCTACTTACATTACATTAACTTTTGAAAAAGGTATTGCAGTTGCTTTAAATGGCAAAAAGATGAACAGCGTTGAATTATTAGATGAATTAAATAAAATAGGCGGAGAAAACGCTATTGGTATTACTGACATGGTAGAAAACAGACTTGTTGGTATGAAATCAAGAGGAGTATACGAAACTCCAGGTGGAACTATTCTTTACAAGGCTCATAAAGATTTAGAAGAACTTTGCTTAGATAAAGAAACAGCTCATTATAAAGAACAAATAGCATTAAAATTTGCTGATTTAGTTTATAATGGCCAATGGTTTACTCCACTTAGAGAAGCATTATATGAATTTGTTAAAAAGACTCAAGAAACAGTTACAGGAGAAATCAAATTAAAATTATATAAAGGAAATCTTGTAAATGCTGGTATGACTTCTCCTTACTCATTATATAGCGAAGAATATGCAACTTTTGGAGAAGATGGCGTATATGATCAAAAAGATTCAGCTGGATTCATAAATCTATTTGGTCTACCAACAGTGGTAAATGCTAAAATGAAAGAAAAAATAAAGAAAGAGGAGATATAA
- a CDS encoding DUF4363 family protein, protein MRNALLSILIFIFTMFCVYILNSSILALCDDIKLETENIELEITAGEYEEAYDKSLQLLNLIGEKNLLTSIYLSHQEFDNLLNEAVKLSTYLVHGDEIEAHASLHLLKHNTEHLKKLQIPSLENIL, encoded by the coding sequence ATGAGGAATGCATTATTGTCAATACTTATATTTATATTCACCATGTTTTGTGTATACATTTTAAATAGCTCCATTCTTGCTTTATGTGATGATATAAAACTTGAAACTGAAAATATAGAATTAGAAATTACAGCTGGAGAATATGAAGAAGCCTATGATAAATCTCTTCAATTATTAAATCTAATCGGAGAAAAAAATCTATTAACATCTATTTATCTTAGCCATCAAGAGTTCGATAATTTATTAAATGAAGCAGTAAAATTATCTACATACCTAGTTCATGGCGATGAAATTGAGGCTCACGCCTCTTTACATTTACTCAAACACAATACAGAGCATCTAAAGAAATTGCAAATACCAAGTCTGGAAAATATTCTTTAA
- a CDS encoding DUF421 domain-containing protein has translation MFVISIRTAILYLLVVLTMRLMGKRQIGELQPYEFVITIMISDLASLPMQDTRLPLLLGIIPIITLLFLKTILTQIVLKFQSTRKFVDGEPCILINKGKINYSTLKKQQLNIDELLEELRLANYFNLDEIQYAILENDGQISILPMNYNSTKKTISNSENTSKNTEAKLPKVLISDGKINKNSLTCMDKDEKWILNLLEKHNISSIKHVLIALYDTEGKFKYQLFDKYEKEYMK, from the coding sequence ATGTTTGTAATATCAATTAGAACTGCAATTTTATATCTATTAGTTGTTCTTACAATGAGATTAATGGGAAAAAGGCAAATCGGCGAACTCCAACCCTATGAATTTGTAATAACTATTATGATTTCTGATTTAGCCTCCTTACCAATGCAGGATACAAGGCTTCCTTTGCTATTAGGAATTATTCCAATAATAACTTTATTATTTTTAAAAACAATATTAACTCAAATTGTATTAAAATTTCAATCCACTAGAAAATTTGTAGATGGCGAACCCTGCATATTAATCAATAAAGGCAAAATAAATTATTCAACCCTAAAAAAGCAGCAATTAAATATTGATGAATTATTAGAAGAGTTACGTCTTGCAAATTACTTTAATCTTGATGAAATTCAATATGCAATTTTAGAAAATGATGGTCAGATATCTATACTACCGATGAATTATAATTCTACTAAAAAAACAATTTCAAACTCTGAAAATACTTCAAAAAATACTGAAGCTAAATTGCCTAAAGTATTAATTTCCGATGGCAAAATAAATAAAAACTCCTTAACTTGTATGGATAAAGATGAAAAATGGATACTAAATTTACTTGAAAAACATAATATTTCATCAATAAAACATGTTCTTATAGCCTTATATGATACTGAAGGTAAATTCAAATATCAGCTTTTTGATAAATATGAAAAGGAGTATATGAAATGA
- a CDS encoding nucleoside kinase — MDNKNGLNFKDYTIKAEKGLTFYELIISNCKDRIDEVAICKLNGKYHELTEIIEDDGEVELIGFDTELGIKIYTRTLQFIFIKAALDLFPDSKITIQHSISGAVYGEVNKEAPLSKGDIDKIKVKMQELISRNVPIKSIRTSKEEAIKIFEKYNMYDKVKLLKYYDIKYVHLYELEGRYDYFYGHMGYSTSIIKLFDVFKYESGFILQRPKRRNLSELAEFVEQKSLTKIFIETERWLNILGIEDVGSLNERILNNELINIIMVSEGLHEKKIANIADEILNRKDVKIILIAGPSSSGKTTFANRLSVQLRVNGLIPMPLSLDNYFVNRVDTPKDENGEYDFETIDALDLKLLNENLEALMSGEEVELPIYNFKKGEKEWNGYKVKLPKNGVLLLEGIHGLNPKLISNKLNSNVFKIYISALTQLNIDNHNRISTTDVRKVRRIVRDSLSRGYDAESTLKMWDSIKRGERKNIFVYQEEADVAFNSTLVYELGVLKPYALKELNKITEESPVYSEAIRLKAFLSFFNEIDIEEVPKNSLLREFIGGSIFYEY; from the coding sequence ATGGACAATAAAAATGGGTTGAATTTTAAAGATTATACTATCAAGGCTGAAAAAGGATTAACATTTTATGAATTGATAATTAGTAATTGTAAAGATAGAATTGATGAAGTTGCAATATGCAAATTAAATGGTAAGTATCATGAATTAACTGAAATAATAGAGGACGATGGAGAAGTTGAACTTATTGGATTTGATACAGAACTCGGGATTAAAATTTATACGAGAACCTTACAATTTATCTTTATAAAAGCAGCTTTGGATTTATTTCCAGATTCAAAGATAACAATACAACATTCTATAAGTGGTGCAGTATATGGGGAAGTAAATAAAGAGGCACCTTTAAGTAAGGGTGATATTGATAAAATCAAAGTAAAAATGCAAGAGCTTATAAGCAGAAATGTACCGATAAAGAGTATTAGGACCTCAAAAGAAGAGGCTATTAAAATATTTGAAAAATATAACATGTATGATAAAGTTAAGCTTCTAAAATATTACGATATAAAATATGTTCATTTATATGAACTTGAAGGAAGATATGATTATTTTTATGGACATATGGGGTATTCTACAAGTATAATTAAACTTTTTGATGTATTTAAATATGAATCAGGCTTTATATTGCAAAGGCCAAAGAGAAGAAATTTAAGTGAACTTGCTGAATTTGTAGAACAAAAAAGTCTTACTAAAATTTTTATTGAAACTGAGAGATGGCTTAATATACTTGGAATTGAAGATGTAGGAAGTTTAAATGAAAGAATACTTAATAATGAATTAATAAATATAATTATGGTTTCAGAGGGACTTCATGAAAAGAAAATTGCAAATATTGCAGATGAAATTTTAAATAGAAAAGATGTAAAGATTATTCTTATAGCAGGTCCATCCTCTTCGGGTAAAACTACTTTTGCCAATAGATTGAGTGTACAACTTAGGGTTAATGGATTAATTCCTATGCCATTATCTTTAGATAATTATTTTGTAAATCGTGTCGATACTCCTAAGGATGAAAATGGCGAATATGATTTCGAAACAATTGATGCATTGGATTTGAAATTATTAAACGAGAATTTAGAAGCCTTAATGAGTGGAGAAGAAGTGGAACTTCCGATTTATAATTTTAAAAAAGGAGAAAAGGAATGGAATGGTTATAAAGTTAAGCTACCTAAAAATGGAGTTTTGCTTTTAGAAGGGATTCATGGTTTGAATCCAAAATTGATTTCTAATAAACTAAATAGCAATGTGTTTAAAATATATATATCAGCATTAACTCAATTAAATATTGATAATCACAATAGAATTTCTACAACAGATGTTAGAAAAGTAAGAAGAATTGTAAGAGATTCCTTATCAAGGGGCTATGATGCAGAATCAACTTTAAAAATGTGGGATTCAATTAAAAGAGGGGAAAGAAAAAATATATTTGTTTATCAAGAAGAAGCAGATGTTGCATTTAATTCAACTTTAGTTTATGAACTTGGAGTGTTGAAACCATATGCTTTAAAGGAACTAAATAAAATAACAGAAGAAAGTCCAGTATATTCTGAAGCAATAAGATTAAAAGCGTTTTTGAGTTTCTTTAATGAAATTGATATAGAGGAAGTGCCTAAAAATTCTTTGTTAAGAGAATTTATTGGAGGATCTATTTTCTATGAATATTAA
- a CDS encoding MIP/aquaporin family protein — protein MTIFLAELVGTLLLILLGDGVVANVVLKNSKGYGSGWMVITTGWAFAVAVPALIFGSYSGAHFNPALTIALATIGKVAWAQVPIYLAGQFVGGFLGAVLVFIFNYDHFKCTDSQGDKLAVFCTGPAIRNTGINFICEVIGTFVLVFGILGIGAQNLTNGIGTLFVGFLIWAIGLSLGGTTGYAINPARDLAPRIAHAVLPIPGKGDSDWGYSWIPVIAPIIGAVLGAVCYTMIM, from the coding sequence ATGACAATTTTTTTAGCAGAATTAGTAGGTACATTATTACTTATCTTGTTGGGAGATGGCGTTGTTGCAAATGTGGTATTAAAGAATTCAAAAGGATACGGCTCAGGATGGATGGTAATAACAACAGGATGGGCATTTGCAGTAGCAGTTCCAGCATTAATTTTTGGAAGTTATAGTGGAGCTCATTTTAATCCAGCGCTTACAATTGCACTTGCTACAATAGGAAAAGTGGCTTGGGCTCAAGTTCCTATCTATTTAGCAGGACAATTTGTTGGGGGCTTTTTAGGAGCTGTGCTAGTATTTATTTTTAATTATGATCATTTTAAATGTACTGATAGTCAAGGCGATAAACTTGCCGTATTTTGTACTGGACCAGCTATAAGAAATACAGGAATTAATTTTATATGTGAAGTTATAGGAACATTTGTATTAGTATTTGGGATTTTAGGAATTGGTGCACAAAACTTAACTAATGGAATAGGAACATTGTTTGTAGGGTTCCTTATTTGGGCAATTGGTTTAAGTTTAGGAGGAACAACAGGATATGCAATAAATCCAGCTAGAGATTTAGCACCAAGAATTGCACATGCAGTATTACCTATACCAGGAAAAGGAGATTCAGACTGGGGATATTCATGGATTCCAGTAATTGCTCCAATAATAGGTGCTGTTTTAGGTGCAGTATGTTATACAATGATTATGTAA
- a CDS encoding glycerol-3-phosphate responsive antiterminator: protein MNIKDLLEKNPVIAAVKNEEQLELAVNSEAEIIFVLFGDVMNVKEISNVIASKNKIGIIHIDLVEGFTNKEVVIRYIKEETKFSGIISTKPQVVKLAKKYNLLGVQRVFVFDTLSLNNVKNHMISECDAVEVLPGIIPKVLGIIADHCNKPVVAGGLIETKEEVIQALNSGATCVSTTKKEIWEM from the coding sequence ATGAATATTAAAGACTTGTTAGAAAAAAATCCAGTTATAGCAGCAGTAAAAAATGAAGAACAATTAGAATTAGCAGTAAATTCAGAGGCTGAAATTATATTTGTTTTATTTGGAGATGTAATGAATGTGAAAGAGATAAGTAATGTTATAGCATCTAAGAATAAAATAGGAATAATTCATATAGATTTGGTTGAAGGATTTACGAATAAAGAAGTAGTAATAAGATATATAAAAGAAGAAACAAAATTTAGTGGAATAATTAGCACAAAACCACAAGTGGTAAAACTTGCTAAGAAGTACAATTTATTAGGTGTTCAAAGAGTGTTTGTATTTGATACGCTCTCACTAAATAATGTTAAAAATCATATGATTTCTGAATGTGATGCAGTAGAAGTATTACCTGGAATAATTCCTAAAGTACTTGGTATTATTGCAGATCATTGTAATAAGCCAGTTGTAGCTGGAGGATTAATTGAAACTAAAGAAGAGGTAATACAAGCTTTAAATTCAGGAGCTACCTGTGTATCTACAACTAAAAAGGAAATTTGGGAAATGTAG